CATGGAGATTCAATTGAGTGGTGGTCTAGGAAGGTGATAATTGCCTGAACCATTATGGGTGCATACATTTCAGAGATACATTCTCATACACTTTTGAAATCCTAGAGATAATCTCAAGTCAGCTAAAAAGTGTTATCAAAGGATACCAACTGAGGAGGCAGTGATAAGACTCAGGTTGTTTAGTACACATTACAGTCAGCATCCTATATGGTGTATGTTGAGCATTTTGGTTATTTGGGTTTATAAGTCCTTATGACCTTGGAAAGCAGCTGCCAAGAACACAATGTGCTGCCACAATCATTTACTGACTGAAAGGGGTGAGAAAGAGCATGAGGTAACCAGCCAGCACagagatcatagagttggaagagaccacaaaggccacccagtccaaccccatactGCCAGATGTTACAAACAGAATTCTGGCCTGTATCTTCCAATGCTTGACCTATCTGCAAATCCGACAATTTAAAGATGTGTCTATCTGTGTTTCATGAATTTATCCTAATCCACCTGAAGGCAATACAGCAGCCAGGAACAAGAAGATCTTTGGCATTTGTGAAAGTCTACCAGAAGCAACTGCTGTTCTGCTAATACGACAACACTCATAGGAACTGGATGAAAATATCATTATTAATTACAATCCTTCCCCTTTCTTAAAAGAATGTCAGCCTTCAGCTATAACCTGCTATGGAAGAGaaaaaggttcaccttagaacATTCAGAGCCAGAGCTTGTGGATGGTTCATTGTTTTGTACTAGTTTCTCTTCCTCGGTCTTCATCTGGGAATctgcaccattttctttttttacttcttcagTTTCTTCAACGTTCAAAATAACTCCATCTTCAGGTGCTGGAGTAATTTTGCTCATAGTGGGAACTACAAGAGATGGACAGCCACATCTAAAAATTTTGTGCTGGTGTAACAAAATGTTATTTCTGTCAAGGGTCACCAAAACTGCTCTTTACAATCAAGAAGCAAGCCAGTTACATGCCAACTTCAATGGAAAAATTGTTACTGTCATAGTATCTGACTTCTGAGGGATCCCTCccaaacaaattaaacaaatagaGTTGGAGTCTTTCAATTAGAGGATTTTAGTTATGATTTTGATTACAGAAGTGCAAGtgcttacatttattttattttgataattTAGCTGTTCACCTTTtggaaaacttttttcatgaagGCCACGAGCAATGCGAGGACAGTTCCACAAACAATGATATTTTTCCCCATCCATGAACTAGAAAACagcaatatatatgtatgtatgtgtgtgcgcgtgcacgtgCATGTGTGAACTATAAAAATAGGGTGGGGGGGAACCCAGCAGATGGAAAATGAACTACAACTTTGGAAGACTTTGCAGCTCCAGTTCCATATTTATCTCTTGCGTAGATTGTTTAGAGAGTCAGAATCAACTTTTAGGCTAAAATTTATTTCCAATTATGTGTGTTTAGTTATTAATGTTTAAAACTAGAAGCCTAAGAACTTGTGTCCCAACCAATTCAATTGGGTAAATCTGGGAGACTACAGAATAGGTTtctaaggcccgttccgcatgggcataaagtacgtccccaggacgtactagtgttaggaaagggcgtcctttacgcacgcccctaaccctagtacgtcctggggatgtacaaaatggcagcgcccgttctatacgggcgccaccatcttgacattgcGAACACTATGCGTCCGCACATCCCACAAcagaagtgacgtcgcgagtgtgccattggccacttgcagtgccacttccggggcgcaaaaagaagccgctttttgtggctttttgttgcgtctgg
The window above is part of the Sceloporus undulatus isolate JIND9_A2432 ecotype Alabama unplaced genomic scaffold, SceUnd_v1.1 scaffold_3306, whole genome shotgun sequence genome. Proteins encoded here:
- the LOC121918040 gene encoding putative E3 ubiquitin-protein ligase UBR7, with protein sequence MSKITPAPEDGVILNVEETEEVKKENGADSQMKTEEEKLVQNNEPSTSSGSECSKTIKNEASTCTLQELQARQYLKKNTATFWPHNWRSKLCTCKECMV